One stretch of Acidobacteriota bacterium DNA includes these proteins:
- a CDS encoding HigA family addiction module antidote protein produces the protein MEKRAGIDRPPTTPGEILREEFLVPLEMTQKQLADHIGCDVKVINRLVNDRTSVTAEMALKLGATFGTTPGFWLNAQKAVDLHRASSKMKKLPQPIRI, from the coding sequence ATGGAAAAACGTGCAGGCATTGACCGCCCACCCACGACTCCGGGCGAGATACTGAGGGAAGAGTTCCTCGTTCCGCTGGAGATGACGCAGAAGCAGCTCGCCGATCACATCGGATGCGATGTAAAGGTGATCAACCGGCTCGTCAACGACCGCACTTCCGTCACCGCAGAAATGGCGTTGAAGCTCGGCGCAACCTTCGGCACGACTCCCGGCTTCTGGCTCAATGCTCAGAAGGCGGTGGATCTGCATCGCGCGAGCTCGAAAATGAAGAAGCTCCCGCAACCGATCCGAATCTGA
- a CDS encoding protein kinase: MRRLPEGPRGWNTRAGRAPRVRDSRAEFNYPAAKKRLGLAFPAQSVDNVASADFLNMLLVGTRLGPYEVISRIGAGGMGEVWRARDTRLERDVAVKILPAEFASNAQLKLRFEREAKTISQLNHPHICVLHDVGEARLETRDSGLRGIRASSLEPRASPTSSWIDR, translated from the coding sequence ATGCGGCGTTTACCCGAAGGCCCTCGCGGATGGAACACCCGGGCGGGCAGAGCGCCGCGGGTTCGGGACTCCCGCGCCGAATTCAATTACCCCGCTGCGAAGAAACGCCTGGGTCTCGCTTTTCCGGCGCAGTCGGTTGATAATGTCGCTTCGGCAGACTTTCTGAACATGCTCCTCGTCGGTACCCGGCTCGGCCCATACGAAGTGATCTCCCGCATTGGCGCTGGCGGCATGGGAGAGGTGTGGCGTGCGCGCGACACGCGCCTGGAGCGCGACGTCGCGGTGAAGATCCTCCCGGCCGAGTTCGCGTCGAACGCGCAGCTGAAGCTGCGGTTCGAGCGCGAGGCGAAGACGATCTCACAGCTCAATCACCCGCATATCTGCGTGCTGCATGACGTCGGCGAAGCGAGGCTCGAGACTCGAGACTCGGGACTGCGGGGGATCCGAGCCTCGAGCCTCGAGCCCCGAGCCTCTCCTACCTCGTCATGGATCGATCGGTGA
- a CDS encoding prolyl oligopeptidase family serine peptidase — MRTVPATILLSIALLQTSAFGSDVQLRSLLEASDMRTESLHPAPDGGSVIAVVRTGNAPYRDDFVGLGVRVLFLIDLRAGSIRPLTAASEDAHSPAWSPDGTRVAFFNRAFHLSTLDLATGNRLVITSVEGAARNPVGEAAEIAWSTDGRSVAFAVQPDVSWQERFIDRTVSAPGSMKGPIVVDGTSDDAPLLRAQGMRGPLFTGTEKVLRTASGVLASLAATERLLSFSGEEAIVRNGSAIEMVPSRRRLGTIEGNVVHAHRTSGGAWLFVSREGEEWLLTSLREESLEILGRTPARNDVRVIGITTNALIAIEKTGTTDRLVEIHLRTGEARTILEDAVVHRVTVVGDRVLAATATATEPESLQLLGAREHVRIGSWPGVNPKIFDGITTRVVRWTSGEAIIEGLYVTPQEEKPRATLLFLHGGPESRATADAHFLHGPLGGYAGLLARAGYAVLLPNFRHGKELGNGRLFQTPAADALAGVEKLVSDGIADPNRLGIYGFSYGAMLTGWIVARDHRFRAAVLSAGTLDMLADDRARLHGDRAYHAYAPGRAGPKDHLLDHWIAPEKYRELSPLERASDVRTPVLLISTAAEHLSGYDYPAYFNALRLNKVAVQWAYYPAAWHGGSWSVDDRVDSMQRIREWFDESIQ; from the coding sequence ATGAGAACGGTACCTGCCACCATCCTGCTGTCGATCGCGCTTCTCCAGACGAGCGCGTTTGGGTCCGATGTTCAGTTGCGCTCGTTGCTGGAAGCGTCGGACATGCGCACCGAATCGCTCCATCCCGCACCTGATGGCGGTTCCGTGATTGCGGTCGTCCGGACGGGCAACGCGCCTTATCGCGATGATTTCGTCGGCCTCGGTGTGCGGGTACTCTTCCTGATCGATCTGCGCGCCGGCTCGATTCGGCCGCTCACCGCCGCTTCGGAAGACGCACACTCTCCCGCCTGGTCTCCGGATGGTACGCGAGTCGCGTTTTTCAATCGCGCATTTCACTTGAGCACGCTCGATCTAGCCACGGGGAATCGCCTGGTCATCACTTCCGTTGAGGGAGCGGCGCGAAATCCTGTCGGTGAAGCGGCCGAGATCGCGTGGTCCACCGACGGCAGGTCAGTTGCCTTCGCCGTCCAGCCGGACGTGTCATGGCAGGAACGTTTCATCGACAGAACTGTAAGCGCACCGGGCAGTATGAAAGGACCGATTGTCGTCGACGGGACCTCGGACGATGCGCCGCTGCTTCGCGCCCAGGGCATGCGCGGGCCTCTCTTCACCGGGACGGAGAAGGTATTACGCACTGCCTCTGGAGTGCTGGCGAGTCTTGCCGCGACTGAGCGGCTCCTTTCGTTTTCCGGCGAGGAGGCGATCGTCCGGAACGGCAGCGCGATCGAGATGGTCCCTTCGCGGCGCCGCCTCGGAACGATCGAAGGAAATGTGGTCCACGCGCACCGTACGTCCGGCGGTGCCTGGCTCTTCGTATCGCGAGAAGGGGAGGAGTGGCTGCTCACATCTCTTCGGGAGGAATCCCTGGAGATCCTCGGCCGCACACCGGCTCGCAACGATGTGCGCGTGATCGGCATCACCACAAACGCCCTGATCGCGATCGAAAAGACCGGGACGACTGACCGTCTCGTGGAAATCCACCTCCGCACTGGCGAAGCGCGCACGATTCTCGAAGATGCGGTAGTGCATCGTGTCACGGTCGTTGGTGATCGCGTACTCGCAGCCACGGCTACGGCTACGGAGCCCGAGTCGCTCCAACTCCTCGGCGCGCGCGAACACGTCCGCATCGGGTCGTGGCCCGGGGTGAACCCGAAGATATTTGACGGGATCACCACACGCGTAGTCCGCTGGACCAGCGGCGAAGCCATCATCGAAGGTCTCTATGTGACTCCGCAGGAGGAGAAGCCGCGTGCAACCCTACTCTTTCTACACGGCGGCCCCGAGAGCCGCGCCACCGCCGATGCTCACTTTCTGCATGGCCCTCTCGGAGGCTACGCTGGACTTCTCGCGCGGGCCGGCTACGCCGTTCTGCTCCCGAACTTCCGCCACGGAAAGGAGCTCGGGAATGGGCGCCTCTTTCAGACCCCGGCAGCCGATGCACTGGCCGGAGTCGAGAAACTCGTGTCCGATGGCATTGCTGATCCGAACCGCCTCGGGATTTACGGCTTCAGCTATGGCGCAATGCTCACGGGCTGGATCGTCGCCCGTGATCACCGTTTTCGCGCTGCCGTCCTCAGCGCCGGAACGCTGGACATGCTCGCCGACGATCGCGCCCGGCTTCACGGCGACCGCGCATATCACGCCTACGCGCCCGGCCGCGCCGGCCCCAAGGATCACCTCCTCGATCACTGGATCGCTCCGGAGAAGTATCGCGAGCTGTCCCCGCTCGAGCGCGCCTCCGACGTCCGTACTCCCGTGCTCCTCATTTCCACCGCCGCTGAACATCTCAGCGGTTACGACTATCCTGCGTACTTCAATGCACTCCGCCTCAACAAAGTCGCAGTGCAATGGGCGTATTACCCCGCTGCGTGGCACGGTGGGTCGTGGTCGGTCGACGACCGCGTGGACAGCATGCAACGGATACGGGAGTGGTTCGATGAATCGATCCAGTGA
- a CDS encoding type II toxin-antitoxin system RelE/ParE family toxin, giving the protein MRSFSDPALEKFFRGGPIPRRAGWRSVAKIALRKLDMIDYAEILSDLRSPPGNRLEALKGSLEGFHSIRINDQWRIIFRWTDLGVIDVEITDYH; this is encoded by the coding sequence ATCAGGAGTTTCTCAGACCCCGCGCTTGAAAAATTCTTTCGCGGCGGACCGATTCCCAGACGTGCGGGCTGGCGAAGCGTCGCGAAGATCGCCCTGAGGAAGCTGGACATGATCGACTACGCAGAGATTTTGAGTGATCTTCGATCTCCGCCCGGGAACCGGCTCGAGGCGTTGAAGGGTTCACTGGAGGGGTTCCACAGTATCCGGATCAACGATCAATGGCGGATTATCTTCCGCTGGACCGACCTCGGCGTGATCGATGTCGAGATCACGGACTACCATTGA
- a CDS encoding PIN domain-containing protein, with translation MIAYVDSSVVLRLVLGQPGGLSQWKEIRRGVSSSLIEVECLRTIDRFRMKFGLSDKDHARRRSAVYAIIDEIDIVEITRPVLSRASQPMPTVVGTLDAIHLATAVLWSEQSAERLVVATHDGALGRAAEAFGFEVIGTE, from the coding sequence ATGATCGCATATGTCGATTCCTCGGTCGTACTCCGGCTGGTCCTGGGACAACCGGGTGGTCTCAGCCAGTGGAAGGAGATCCGACGAGGAGTCTCCAGCTCGCTCATCGAAGTGGAATGCCTGCGGACGATCGACCGATTTCGGATGAAGTTCGGATTGTCGGACAAAGATCATGCGCGCCGCCGCTCCGCCGTCTACGCGATCATCGACGAGATCGACATCGTCGAGATTACCCGTCCCGTTCTTTCCCGCGCGTCTCAGCCCATGCCGACGGTGGTTGGAACTCTCGATGCGATTCATCTCGCGACTGCAGTGCTCTGGTCCGAGCAGTCGGCCGAAAGGCTGGTCGTTGCTACGCACGACGGTGCGCTCGGTCGGGCTGCTGAAGCGTTCGGTTTCGAGGTCATCGGCACGGAGTGA
- a CDS encoding protein kinase: MNVSSGSRLGPYEIVSRIGAGGMGEVWRARDTRLERDVAVKILPTEFAANAQLKLRFEREAKTISQLNHPHICVLHDVGETRVERGEARGEGEQQLASHLSPLVSYLVMELIDGESLADRLGRGPLPLAEVLKYGAQIADALDRAHRHGVVHRDLKPGNVMLTRSGAKLLDFGLAKTATIFSAGGLQRKSSAEPQRDVQDQSTAFRPAQPLTQEGTILGTFQYMAPEQLEGEESDPRTDIFALGAVLYEMLTGTRAFEGKTKTSLIAAIVGSEPRPARTLQPLTPSALEHLIERCLRKDRDDRWQSARDIAEQLRWIGSSSEVQPQSGRRSPVRLAVVAAVVIVLLSAALGAALWKLRDSRMPSLRLGIPLAEGTVLGQSMLPNIAVSPDGGILAYTASTGGGPAMMHLRALDQFEGRVVPGSEHADTPFFSPDGKWVGFVAGGELRKVAVDGGAVARIATVRGSPTGAVWLEDDTIVFAPHYNSGLSRVSASGGRIETLTTLDLSAKESSHGWPDVLPDGETIIFTIERSGQLFDRAVIGAVSLRDGTRSTILEGGSRASYVAGGYLLFARSSSLFGVAFDPKRKKVTGTPVELVNGVLMNQGRGTSHYSISRSGLLAFVPGGEVVRRNRLLWTDLNGNVTSSVEQPGSYNLFRISPDGQKVAVQVVSSNDDLWLLDLERGTQVRLTFEGENYNPVWTPDGKWIIFASDRAGQFNLYRMRTDGSGIVERLTESTREQVPTSVSTDGTVVFTEFADSGGSDLWTLSLEDRDRKPAPLVATPFEERSASFSPGGKWLAYSSDESGRREIYLRPLEGDAKILISIDGGDDPVWSPRGDELFYRSGEQMFGVRMPSGPEGRSERPRRLFEHIHGLGESRWGRYFDVAPDGERFLLLLYEEEQMQDRIHLSAGFDSDIREKAK, encoded by the coding sequence ATGAACGTCAGTTCCGGCAGCCGTCTCGGACCCTACGAAATCGTCTCCCGCATCGGCGCTGGCGGCATGGGAGAGGTGTGGCGTGCGCGCGACACGCGACTGGAGCGCGACGTCGCGGTGAAGATCCTCCCGACGGAGTTTGCGGCGAACGCGCAACTGAAGCTTCGCTTCGAGCGCGAGGCGAAGACGATCTCGCAGCTCAATCACCCGCATATCTGTGTGCTGCATGATGTGGGAGAGACGAGAGTCGAGAGGGGAGAGGCGCGAGGCGAGGGAGAACAACAACTCGCCTCTCACCTCTCGCCTCTCGTCTCCTACCTCGTCATGGAGCTGATCGATGGCGAATCGCTCGCCGATCGGCTCGGCAGGGGGCCCCTCCCTCTCGCCGAGGTCCTGAAGTACGGTGCCCAGATCGCCGACGCTCTCGACCGGGCGCACCGCCATGGCGTGGTTCACCGGGATCTGAAACCCGGTAACGTCATGCTGACGCGCTCAGGGGCGAAGCTCCTCGATTTCGGTCTGGCCAAGACAGCTACCATATTCTCTGCCGGCGGACTGCAACGAAAGAGCTCAGCCGAACCGCAGCGAGATGTCCAGGATCAATCGACGGCCTTCAGGCCTGCACAGCCCCTGACGCAGGAGGGCACCATCCTCGGGACGTTTCAATACATGGCTCCCGAGCAGCTCGAAGGGGAGGAATCGGATCCCCGCACGGACATCTTCGCCCTCGGCGCGGTTCTGTACGAGATGCTCACCGGGACTCGCGCGTTCGAGGGGAAGACGAAGACGAGTCTGATTGCCGCGATCGTCGGCTCCGAGCCGAGGCCGGCGAGAACTCTGCAGCCGCTGACGCCTTCCGCTCTGGAGCACCTGATCGAACGGTGTCTCCGGAAAGATCGCGACGATCGCTGGCAGTCAGCCCGTGACATCGCCGAACAGCTGCGATGGATCGGGAGTTCGTCGGAAGTACAGCCGCAGAGTGGAAGACGCTCTCCAGTGCGGCTGGCGGTCGTGGCAGCGGTCGTGATCGTGCTGCTCAGTGCTGCCCTCGGCGCGGCACTGTGGAAGCTGCGAGACTCTCGGATGCCGTCGCTCCGGCTCGGGATTCCATTGGCCGAAGGAACAGTGCTGGGACAGAGCATGCTGCCGAACATTGCGGTCTCTCCCGACGGCGGCATCCTCGCCTACACGGCCAGCACGGGCGGCGGTCCCGCGATGATGCACCTTCGCGCGCTCGACCAGTTCGAAGGCAGAGTCGTACCGGGATCCGAGCACGCCGACACTCCTTTCTTCTCTCCTGATGGGAAGTGGGTAGGTTTCGTCGCCGGAGGTGAATTGCGCAAGGTGGCTGTCGACGGAGGAGCGGTGGCGAGGATCGCGACTGTCCGCGGTTCGCCCACGGGTGCCGTCTGGCTCGAGGACGATACGATCGTCTTCGCTCCTCACTACAACAGCGGCCTCTCACGAGTCAGTGCATCGGGGGGCAGAATCGAAACGCTTACAACGCTCGATCTGTCTGCGAAAGAGTCGAGTCATGGATGGCCGGACGTACTTCCGGACGGCGAGACGATCATCTTCACCATCGAGAGATCGGGACAGCTTTTCGACCGCGCCGTGATCGGCGCTGTCTCCCTTCGCGACGGCACAAGATCGACCATTCTGGAGGGCGGGTCACGTGCCTCGTATGTCGCCGGCGGCTATCTGCTCTTCGCCCGATCGAGCTCGCTGTTCGGGGTTGCCTTCGATCCCAAGCGGAAGAAGGTGACCGGTACGCCTGTCGAGCTCGTGAATGGGGTTCTGATGAACCAGGGACGCGGAACGTCCCACTATTCCATCTCACGCAGTGGCCTGCTGGCGTTCGTCCCCGGTGGTGAGGTCGTTCGCAGAAACCGCCTTCTCTGGACAGACCTGAACGGGAATGTGACATCTTCGGTCGAGCAGCCCGGCTCTTACAATCTTTTCCGGATTTCGCCCGACGGGCAGAAGGTGGCGGTGCAGGTCGTCTCCTCAAACGACGATCTGTGGCTGCTCGACCTGGAGCGGGGAACGCAGGTCAGGCTGACTTTTGAGGGAGAAAATTACAACCCGGTCTGGACTCCGGACGGGAAGTGGATCATCTTTGCGTCCGATCGCGCGGGTCAGTTCAACCTGTATCGGATGAGGACGGACGGTTCCGGAATCGTCGAGCGGCTGACCGAGAGCACGCGAGAGCAGGTGCCAACATCAGTCTCGACGGATGGAACTGTCGTCTTTACTGAGTTCGCCGACTCTGGTGGGAGCGATCTCTGGACGCTTTCTCTCGAGGATCGGGACAGGAAGCCGGCACCGCTGGTCGCCACTCCCTTCGAAGAGCGGTCCGCCAGTTTCTCACCGGGCGGAAAGTGGCTCGCGTACTCCTCCGACGAGTCAGGAAGGCGTGAAATCTACCTGCGCCCACTGGAAGGAGACGCCAAAATTCTGATCTCCATCGATGGCGGCGACGACCCGGTCTGGTCTCCACGCGGAGACGAGCTCTTCTACCGCAGCGGAGAGCAGATGTTCGGCGTCAGAATGCCATCCGGTCCGGAAGGCCGGAGCGAGCGGCCGCGGCGTCTCTTCGAGCACATTCACGGACTCGGCGAGTCGAGATGGGGGCGATATTTCGACGTGGCTCCCGACGGGGAGCGCTTCCTTCTTCTGCTGTACGAGGAAGAACAGATGCAGGATCGCATTCACCTTTCCGCCGGCTTCGATTCCGATATCAGGGAAAAGGCCAAATGA
- a CDS encoding amidase: MAVAALFALLIPKPLYAQDAAPSFQVEEATIAEIHAAMLAGRLTARQLVETYLERIDAYDKSGPAINSLIALNPDALENADSLDAALRSSGALVGPLHGIPVIVKDNYDVEGLPTTAGSLVLEESLPPDHSFQVRRLREAGAIVLAKSNLSEFAFSAFVTVSSRLPGYTKNPYALDRSTAGSSGGTAAAVAANLGAVGLGTDTGNSIRGPASHTALVGIRSTLGLTSRDGIVPLNLDRDIGGPMARTVSDAVAVLDVIAGHDPADPVTVSSLEKSPPGGYRAHLKAGGLRGKRIGVLRQISDTKTADAEVRTRFEEALAALRSAGAVVVDPISIPGHERLRETTLVCRRFRHDLKSYLASLGDRAPVRTLEEVLDSRRFHPSSEPRLRYFAAAELSPEEDQACVGIAADADQLRAAVRRVLSEQRLDALVYPSWNNPPRLIGDLNTPHGNNSGLLAPPIGFPAITVPMGWVQQERLPVGLEIVGDAWSEPILIEIAYGYEQATRHRRAPVSTPPLPRGSGGAAAVESSH; encoded by the coding sequence ATGGCCGTTGCAGCGCTGTTCGCGCTGCTGATTCCGAAGCCGCTTTACGCTCAGGATGCGGCGCCCTCTTTCCAAGTCGAGGAGGCGACCATCGCAGAGATTCATGCGGCGATGCTGGCGGGACGGCTGACGGCGCGCCAGCTCGTGGAGACGTACCTCGAGCGGATTGACGCCTACGACAAGAGCGGTCCCGCGATCAACTCGCTGATCGCGCTGAATCCCGATGCCCTGGAAAATGCCGACTCGCTTGACGCGGCGCTCCGATCGAGTGGCGCTCTCGTCGGACCTCTTCACGGTATTCCTGTGATCGTGAAGGATAACTATGACGTCGAGGGGCTGCCGACGACCGCCGGCTCGCTGGTGCTCGAGGAATCGCTGCCTCCGGACCATTCGTTCCAGGTGCGCCGGCTCCGTGAGGCCGGCGCGATCGTGCTCGCCAAATCCAATCTCTCGGAATTCGCATTTTCTGCCTTCGTCACGGTGAGCTCCAGGCTTCCGGGATACACGAAGAACCCCTACGCGCTCGACCGCTCGACTGCCGGCTCGAGCGGCGGGACGGCGGCGGCAGTGGCCGCCAACCTTGGCGCTGTCGGCCTCGGCACCGATACCGGGAATTCCATTCGCGGACCGGCGTCGCATACCGCGCTCGTGGGCATCCGCTCGACGCTCGGTCTGACGAGCCGCGATGGAATCGTTCCGCTCAACCTGGACCGCGATATCGGCGGTCCGATGGCCCGGACAGTCAGCGACGCAGTCGCCGTCCTCGACGTGATCGCCGGCCATGATCCCGCTGACCCTGTCACGGTCTCCAGCCTCGAGAAGAGCCCTCCCGGCGGCTACAGAGCACACCTGAAGGCCGGTGGTTTGCGTGGCAAACGGATCGGAGTCCTCCGTCAGATTTCCGATACGAAGACGGCCGATGCCGAGGTGCGAACCCGGTTTGAAGAAGCCCTTGCGGCACTCCGCTCAGCCGGGGCCGTGGTCGTCGATCCGATCTCCATTCCTGGTCACGAACGGCTTCGGGAGACGACCCTGGTCTGCCGCCGGTTCAGGCATGATCTCAAATCCTACCTCGCCAGCCTCGGAGACCGCGCGCCGGTACGCACGCTCGAGGAGGTCCTTGATTCGCGTCGGTTCCACCCATCGTCCGAGCCTCGGCTGCGGTACTTCGCAGCCGCCGAACTTTCACCTGAGGAGGACCAGGCTTGTGTGGGGATAGCCGCGGACGCCGACCAGCTTCGTGCCGCCGTCCGGCGGGTCCTGAGTGAGCAGCGGCTCGACGCGCTCGTTTATCCCTCCTGGAACAATCCGCCGCGACTGATCGGAGACCTGAACACGCCCCACGGGAACAACAGCGGTCTGCTGGCTCCGCCCATCGGTTTTCCGGCGATTACTGTTCCGATGGGCTGGGTGCAGCAGGAGCGTCTGCCGGTGGGACTCGAGATTGTCGGTGATGCCTGGTCGGAGCCGATCCTCATTGAGATTGCCTACGGGTATGAGCAGGCGACCCGCCACCGGAGAGCGCCTGTGTCCACGCCTCCGCTGCCCCGTGGAAGTGGCGGGGCTGCGGCGGTGGAGAGCTCGCACTGA
- a CDS encoding type II toxin-antitoxin system Phd/YefM family antitoxin: MKSVGIAELKAKLSENLGKVRRGETITVLDRRSPVALIVPYRGGSEPLRVRQAAGKRRLASIPLPPSIRKKQDVVDLLLEDRARR; encoded by the coding sequence ATGAAGAGCGTCGGGATTGCGGAGCTCAAAGCGAAGTTGAGCGAGAACCTCGGAAAGGTGCGGCGAGGTGAGACGATCACCGTCCTCGATCGGAGATCGCCCGTCGCGCTGATCGTTCCTTACCGGGGCGGATCGGAGCCGCTTCGGGTACGCCAGGCTGCCGGGAAAAGGCGCCTCGCCAGCATTCCTCTCCCGCCGTCAATTCGCAAAAAGCAGGACGTCGTCGATCTGCTTCTCGAGGATCGCGCGCGAAGATGA
- a CDS encoding cupin domain-containing protein yields MRTLPLMFLIGCAAAGTPTIAEQSAVRTEAVGHITVLPDELEWNRVGSLPPGATSAVIEGDLSAREPFTLRLRFPANYEIPAHTHPTTERVTVLSGTLYLATGNNLSRDAAVTLPAGSVTVMPPRMKMWGYTGSEPVEIQLNGIGPWAMDLLNR; encoded by the coding sequence ATGAGGACTTTGCCACTGATGTTCCTGATCGGATGCGCTGCAGCCGGAACACCGACCATTGCCGAGCAATCTGCGGTACGGACGGAAGCCGTGGGACACATCACCGTTCTGCCCGACGAGCTCGAATGGAACCGGGTCGGTTCACTGCCGCCTGGAGCCACGTCGGCCGTGATCGAGGGCGATCTTTCGGCGCGCGAGCCGTTCACTCTGCGACTGAGGTTCCCGGCGAACTACGAGATCCCGGCGCATACCCATCCGACCACCGAGCGCGTGACGGTTCTGTCGGGGACTCTCTATCTGGCGACAGGGAACAACCTCAGCCGCGATGCCGCCGTGACACTGCCGGCCGGCAGTGTCACCGTGATGCCCCCGCGCATGAAGATGTGGGGCTACACCGGCAGTGAGCCGGTCGAGATCCAGCTCAACGGCATCGGTCCGTGGGCAATGGATCTCCTGAATCGCTGA